From the Carya illinoinensis cultivar Pawnee chromosome 4, C.illinoinensisPawnee_v1, whole genome shotgun sequence genome, one window contains:
- the LOC122307267 gene encoding putative WEB family protein At1g65010, chloroplastic gives MQQQQMGYLEEEMKKSQAQLSVTEKERDRALDELKEMKMLALEANMRLSEALSTTKVEEIKMELSSVQDSLSIASQELEIKEKNIESLKIELAKAKGLEKKLAQRDASLARLKMELNNLTRSEASARALLPESRKRILELEAEVEKEKDSDRKTFDSLVAQTKQLEQTKILLEESKLEIASLHESLKILEGSSGQSVPNSQSCKDDDLALQKTFESLGHGQESEKTASLKGKGTTLMEEMDLLKNELKLATEAEENGKKAMDDLALALKEVAAEANQVKEKLGVTQAELEYTKEEAGNLKMMLKSKEEKYEKLLGVTRKEADRYRNNAERLRLEAEDSLLAWNGKETGFVDCIKRAEEERFAAQEESRRLLELLTAAENKAMASKEETQKLRDILKQALNEANVAKAAAGIARDENSQLKDSLAEKEDALDFLTRENENLRITHATAFDDIKELKRLLSETLTTKEVKEDKSKCSKEEEHKETGRKLKTQNSRDKEHYNGTVMCTAFGFSLKDLKPPSKHKDHVEGDLENDESLGGSIFDTIDHSPDSTSHNSKKPSPVFQDDGETVHLDETHFDDSDNDRNLRKKRALLRRFGDLVRRRSLHE, from the coding sequence atgcagcagcagcagatggGGTATCTTGAGGAGGAGATGAAAAAGTCGCAGGCGCAATTAAGTGTAACCGAGAAAGAAAGGGATCGAGCACTTGATGAGCTGAAAGAGATGAAAATGCTGGCTTTGGAGGCCAACATGAGGCTTAGTGAGGCGTTGTCCACCACGAAAGTTGAGGAGATAAAAATGGAGCTGAGCTCAGTGCAGGACTCATTGTCGATTGCAAGTCAAGAACTTGAgatcaaagaaaagaatatcGAGTCTTTGAAAATCGAACTAGCAAAGGCAAAGGGTTTGGAGAAAAAACTAGCACAGAGAGATGCCTCATTGGCCAGGTTAAAAATGGAGTTGAATAACTTGACAAGATCTGAGGCTAGTGCGAGAGCCTTATTGCCTGAAAGTAGGAAAAGAATTCTGGAATTAGAGGCAGAagtagagaaagaaaaggattcTGATAGGAAAACGTTTGATTCATTGGTAGCGCAGACAAAGCAGCTCGAGCAAACCAAGATTCTGCTTGAAGAGTCAAAGCTTGAGATTGCTTCTCTTCAtgagagtttgaaaatattggaGGGCTCATCCGGGCAAAGTGTTCCAAATTCCCAAAGTTGCAAGGACGATGATCTTGCTTTGCAAAAAACATTTGAGAGTTTGGGTCATGGACAGGAGAGTGAGAAAACTGCTTCCTTGAAGGGAAAGGGAACGACTCTCATGGAGGAAATGGATTTGCTAAAAAATGAACTGAAGTTGGCAACCGAGGCAGAAGAGAATGGGAAGAAGGCGATGGATGATTTAGCATTAGCACTGAAAGAAGTTGCGGCAGAAGCCAACCAAGTAAAGGAGAAACTCGGAGTAACCCAAGCAGAGCTGGAGTACACAAAAGAGGAGGCAGGGAATTTGAAAATGATGCTAAAAAGCAAGGAGGAGAAGTATGAAAAACTTTTGGGTGTGACAAGGAAAGAAGCTGATCGATATAGAAACAATGCAGAGAGGCTGAGATTAGAAGCTGAAGATTCACTCTTGGCATGGAATGGGAAAGAAACCGGCTTTGTTGATTGTATCAAAAGAGCCGAAGAGGAAAGGTTTGCTGCACAAGAAGAGAGCAGAAGACTGCTTGAGTTGCTCACAGCAGCTGAGAATAAGGCCATGGCGTCCAAGGAAGAAACTCAGAAACTGCGTGACATCCTTAAACAAGCCCTGAATGAAGCTAATGTTGCGAAAGCAGCAGCAGGGATTGCCAGGGATGAGAATTCCCAGCTCAAGGACAGCCTGGCTGAAAAGGAGGATGCCTTGGATTTCCTTACTCGAGAGAATGAAAACCTTAGGATTACCCATGCCACTGCTTTTGACGACATCAAAGAGTTGAAGAGGTTGCTTTCTGAAACATTAACAACAAAGGAGGTGAAGGAGGACAAGAGTAAATgttcaaaagaagaagaacataAGGAAACAGGGAGAAAACTGAAGACTCAAAATTCCAGGGATAAGGAACATTACAATGGCACTGTAATGTGCACAGCTTTCGGTTTCAGTCTCAAGGACCTGAAGCCTCCCAGTAAACATAAGGATCATGTGGAGGGTGACCTTGAGAATGATGAGTCACTTGGGGGCTCAATATTCGACACTATAGATCATTCACCAGATTCAACTTCCCATAACAGCAAAAAGCCCTCGCCTGTATTCCAAGATGATGGGGAAACAGTACATCTGGATGAAACCCATTTTGATGACTCGGATAATGATAGAAACTTGAGAAAAAAGAGAGCATTACTACGAAGATTTGGAGATCTAGTAAGGAGAAGAAGTCTTCATGAATGA